DNA from Lactobacillus johnsonii:
TACTTTTTCCTTTTACCAAGTCTGTCATCATACTGGCAGACGCTTTACTGATTGTGCACCCTTCGCCGTTAAAAGCAATTTTTTTAATTTTATTATTTTCAATCAAAATTGTCAGATGAATTTTATCACCGCAACTTGGATTATATACAGTAGTTTCATGACTAAAGTCAGTTAGTTGTCCATAATTTCGCGGCATTTGAGCATGATCTAAAATTACAGCTTTATATAAACTTCTTAATTTATCTAAACTCACTGAAAAACTCCTTTGCTTCATGGAGAGAACTTACTAATTTATCAATATCATCTTTAGTATTATAAATAGATAAACTAGCTCGAACAGTTGACTCCGTATTAAGGCTAGCCATTAGCGGTTGAGCACAATGATGGCCAGCACGAACTTCAATTCCGTTTAAATCTAGTGCAGTCGCTAAGTCATGGGGATGAATATTCTTTAAATTAAAAGATATTACTCCAATGCGACCATTACTTTTTTGTGGACCATAGATTGTTAATCCTGAAACATTTTTAAGCTTTTCTAAGGCATAACTTGTCAATTCCTGTTCATGTTTTTGAATAAGCTCAAAGTCTAGAGACTGCAGATAATCAATTGCTGCTCCAAGTCCAATGGCACCAGCAATATTTGGTGTACCAGCTTCAAATTTATATGGTACTTCTGCCCATGTTGCTCCTTCTCTAGTTACATTAGCAATCATTTCACCACCCAAACGATAAGGTTGCATTTTATCTAAGAGATCTTTTTTCCCATATAAAACACCAATTCCTGCCGGAGCAAACATTTTATGGCCAGAAAAAGCATAGAAATCTACATTTAATTCAGCTACATCAATTGGAAAATGTCCAACTGCTTGTGCACCATCAACTACAACAATTGCTCCTTTTTCATGAGCTAGATCAGTAAGCTCCTTAATTGGATTAATTGTGCCCAAAACATTGCTTACATGCGTCAAGGCAACAATTTTAGTTTTTGAATTGATCTTACTTTTTAAATTTTTAATATCAAGTAAGCCATCTGAATTTATTTCAATAAAATTTAACTTAGCCTGTTTTCTTTTAGCAAGTTGCTGCCACGGCAAAAGATTACTATGGTGTTCCATAATTGAAACTAGGATCTCATCCCCTGCCTGAATATTTTGTTCACCAAAGCTAGCTACAACTAAATTTAAACTATCAGTGCATCCAGAAGTAAAAATAACTTCTTTAGCATTATTTGCGCCAATAAAATTAGCCACCTTTTGACGGCTTGATTCATATTGATTAGTAGCTCTTAAGCCTAATGTATGAACTCCACGATGGACGTTTGCACGTTCTTTTTCATTAAAATCTCTAACTTTTTCTTCAACAAATTTCGGTATTTGGCTAGTTGCAGCATTATCTAAATAAACAAGAGTTTCATCATTAATCTTTTGATTAAAAATTGGAAAATCCTGCTTTATTTTTTCAGTGTTTAATTTGGCCATCGATCAGTTTTCTCTCTAGAATATCAATCATTTTTCTGCGAACATCTTTATTTGGAATTGCATCTAAAACTGCACCTAAAAAGCCACGTATAACTAATCTTTGTGCCTGATCGTAAGGAATTCCTCGACTCATTAAATAGTTCATTTGGACTTTATCAACTGGACCAACACTAGCAGCATGAGCTGCAATAACGTCATTTTCATCAATTAAAAGTAATGGATTAGCATCCCCATGAGCTTCATCCGACATCATTAGGACTCTATTTTGTTGATCAGCTTTTGAGCCATGTGCACCATGCACAATTTGACCAATTCCATTGAAGATCAACCTGGAATTTTCTAGTAAGACCCCACGTTGATTAATTAATCCAGTTGAGTGCGGACCACGATTAGTTACGCGATTATTAATTCCCACTTTTTGGTTAGCAGTTGTAACTGCAATTGCCTTAGAATCTGCAAAGCTTCCTTCCCCAACTAACTCAGAATCAAGATCTCCCAGTGTATTGCAATCGTTCATAAAAGCAATTGCCCATTCAACATGGGCATCTTTTTCAATTTTTGCTCGACGATTAAAGTAAAGGGTTGTGTCTTGGCTAAGTTCATCAAGTGAAGAGAATTCAATATGACTCCCTGGGCGTGCTACAAGTTCCACCATTAAACTTGCTGAACTAGCTTTTTTCTCTTTATCTTGAAT
Protein-coding regions in this window:
- the sufD gene encoding Fe-S cluster assembly protein SufD, encoding MLTKENLLNFSHKNNGSSWLTDLRIKSFERLEELDYPKMQRFSYQDWPLIKKEDFSWSNQADFSLKEEQKLLEKKGIILTDIFTASKKYPELVQSTLGSVIKHNEDKLTAYHYAYLNSGLFLYIPKDTILTEPITISLSPTQDTYISHLLIVADNNSKVKFLEEIQDKEKKASSASLMVELVARPGSHIEFSSLDELSQDTTLYFNRRAKIEKDAHVEWAIAFMNDCNTLGDLDSELVGEGSFADSKAIAVTTANQKVGINNRVTNRGPHSTGLINQRGVLLENSRLIFNGIGQIVHGAHGSKADQQNRVLMMSDEAHGDANPLLLIDENDVIAAHAASVGPVDKVQMNYLMSRGIPYDQAQRLVIRGFLGAVLDAIPNKDVRRKMIDILERKLIDGQIKH
- the sufU gene encoding Fe-S cluster assembly sulfur transfer protein SufU yields the protein MSLDKLRSLYKAVILDHAQMPRNYGQLTDFSHETTVYNPSCGDKIHLTILIENNKIKKIAFNGEGCTISKASASMMTDLVKGKSIKEAIELSQLFSNLAADKKSDTLKLEQLGDAQVLVNIMQFPARIKCATLAWWGLDRALLGKEKEEEND
- a CDS encoding aminotransferase class V-fold PLP-dependent enzyme, with protein sequence MAKLNTEKIKQDFPIFNQKINDETLVYLDNAATSQIPKFVEEKVRDFNEKERANVHRGVHTLGLRATNQYESSRQKVANFIGANNAKEVIFTSGCTDSLNLVVASFGEQNIQAGDEILVSIMEHHSNLLPWQQLAKRKQAKLNFIEINSDGLLDIKNLKSKINSKTKIVALTHVSNVLGTINPIKELTDLAHEKGAIVVVDGAQAVGHFPIDVAELNVDFYAFSGHKMFAPAGIGVLYGKKDLLDKMQPYRLGGEMIANVTREGATWAEVPYKFEAGTPNIAGAIGLGAAIDYLQSLDFELIQKHEQELTSYALEKLKNVSGLTIYGPQKSNGRIGVISFNLKNIHPHDLATALDLNGIEVRAGHHCAQPLMASLNTESTVRASLSIYNTKDDIDKLVSSLHEAKEFFSEFR